From a region of the Saccharomyces paradoxus chromosome IV, complete sequence genome:
- the HEH2 gene encoding Heh2p (Inner nuclear membrane (INM) protein~similar to YDR458C), protein MDRKDLDPKTLKVSQLRRVLVENDVAFPANARKPVLVKLFEEKVRHRLQSSSETSNVKGIIQRTVKSEAKNADRKKTLKNKKLESSSGASKTVKVENVETNKRKRKQSSTENVATIQMKEEKSPKKKRKKRSSKASKPLESPPKSKSEGEATSVASSCELDTGGYRNKEDFSDEKLRTGEFTKPELPNLKVSNEFLAQLNKELASAATESYDHSIKSKNLSSIRIETEGPVGTSSEAETRNRSELIENTNVKAQPESKEVKEELIKTLQTSDDQDEQGSKKISSKINKPSPKGRTRHFIANKTKRGIDIMRPFLAHVFIWLWNAALFLSIILPILFGLWYREQRIRIGYCGHEKPMKPLAIPAFPQTERVDSLLQAYRPNCLKCPEHGICSSFMNVECEPGYELRSSILETYGIIPFSKYCVKDESKEKEVDELVWKVNEYLRKKNAKVECGEGENLFASGETETKLYDIFSQSRPSWESQREFKEHWENVLEILKNKDEIVWLPLDFETDEKRRHFEPNKTNYVYRSTSKKWVRLQCHLEGNIQEYVKKYGGPILITLGILFFIKKIQSTLDNYVQGEQIIEKLVKDATDKLKDVKKNKDEEPFLTTVQLRTILLSDISNIKEQNNLWTQTKEKIMKEQSDNIELYLLEENGEIMTCLEWKE, encoded by the coding sequence ATGGATCGCAAAGACCTTGACCCAAAAACGCTGAAGGTAAGCCAATTAAGAAGAGTTTTGGTAGAAAATGACGTTGCATTTCCGGCCAACGCTAGAAAGCCTGTCTTGGTGAAAttgtttgaagaaaaggtgAGGCACCGTCTTCAATCTTCATCCGAGACCTCAAATGTTAAAGGTATCATTCAGAGGACTGTGAAATCTGAAGCAAAGAATGCGGATCGTAAGAAGACAttgaagaataaaaagCTTGAATCAAGTTCTGGTGCTAGTAAAACTGTCAAGGttgaaaatgttgaaaccaacaagagaaaaaggaaacaaagTAGTACAGAGAATGTAGCGACGATTcaaatgaaagaagaaaaatctcctaaaaagaaaagaaaaaaaagatctaGTAAGGCCAGTAAACCATTAGAGTCTCCTCCAAAATCTAAGTCAGAAGGGGAAGCAACTTCTgttgcttcttcttgtgaACTAGATACTGGAGGATACCGTAACAAGGAAGATTTTTCAGATGAAAAGCTAAGAACTGGAGAGTTTACAAAACCAGAATTGCCTAATTTAAAAGTATCAAACGAATTCTTAGCTCAACTGAATAAAGAGTTGGCTAGTGCGGCCACCGAGAGCTATGATCATTCTATAAAGTCCAAGAATTTATCATCTATTAGAATCGAAACAGAAGGACCCGTTGGTACTTCAAGTGAGGCAGAGACAAGAAATAGAAGTGAGCTGATAGAGAATACTAATGTCAAAGCTCAACCCGAGTCAAAGGAAGTAAAGGAAGAGCTGATAAAAACATTACAAACTTCTGATGATCAGGACGAACAAGGCTCGAAGAAGATATCGTCAAAGATAAATAAACCAAGTCCCAAAGGTCGCACCAGACACTTCATTGCAAACAAAACTAAAAGAGGCATAGATATTATGAGACCATTTCTTGCACATGTCTTTATTTGGCTATGGAACGCTGcccttttcctttcaatCATATTGCCTATCCTCTTTGGCCTTTGGTATCGAGAACAGAGAATTCGAATAGGATACTGCGGTCATGAAAAACCCATGAAACCTCTTGCAATTCCAGCTTTTCCTCAGACTGAAAGGGTAGACTCATTGTTACAAGCATATCGACCAAATTGCCTCAAATGTCCTGAGCACGGAATATGCTCTTCTTTTATGAATGTTGAGTGTGAACCGGGCTATGAGCTTAGAAGCTCTATTTTAGAAACATATGGTATTATTCccttttccaaatattGTGTCAAAGATgaaagtaaagaaaaagaggtTGATGAGCTGGTTTGGAAAGTAAACGAATAtctaagaaagaagaatgcAAAAGTTGAATGTGGCGAAGGAGAGAACCTTTTTGCTAGTGGTGAAACAGAAACCAAGTTATATGATATATTCTCTCAGTCCAGACCTTCATGGGAAAGCCAGAGGGAATTCAAAGAGCACTGGGAAAATGTGCTcgaaatattaaaaaataaagatgaaatCGTTTGGCTGCctttagattttgaaacagaCGAAAAAAGGAGGCATTTTGAGCCAAATAAAACTAACTATGTTTATCGTTCAACTTCCAAAAAATGGGTTAGATTGCAATGCCATTTGGAAGGGAATATTCAGGAGTACGTAAAGAAATATGGTGGTCCTATATTAATCACCCTAggtatccttttttttatcaaaaaaatacaatcaACTCTTGACAATTACGTTCAAGGAGAACAgataattgaaaaattggtaaaGGATGCAACTGATAAACTAAAAGatgtgaagaagaataaagatgaagaaCCTTTTTTAACGACAGTTCAATTGAGAACTATTCTACTGAGCGATATATCAAACATAAAAGAACAGAATAATTTGTGGACTCAAACGAAAGAGAAAATCATGAAAGAACAATCTGACAATATAGAATTATATcttcttgaagaaaatggagaGATCATGACATGTTTGGAGTGGAAAGAGTGA
- the PFA5 gene encoding palmitoyltransferase PFA5 (Palmitoyltransferase with autoacylation activity~similar to YDR459C), with the protein MALSWNIRIGRKSWFRFVLPIIVLSLLCYGTWAYCHKLCYEQVDKQLHHKSVAVGLICAVCFLDVVVVFIWFQIVVWVGPGTQPHVAPFLILPIASKEKTSDISQNTSVEYDAVVPPRCYQSDPHGYPIWCSQCQSLKMERTHHSSELGHCIPRFDHYCMWIGTVIGRDNYRLFVQFAAYFSALLLIIWVPICVYIRTITQLNHSHTPRLNANLITTLVFAILGWLLTTSLLGSSIFYMSRNKTSLEAIIDGKRKKFGTRKIFCYYSEANRLRFVVEFDRSEFHSFWDKKTIFANIKDFMGSNILMWIIPLGKPFTFPCESDDKGSPFQSDQRTTLAEILGPYEETLSDYTIQAIEDKISRGEYLATLRASGDDSGPVY; encoded by the coding sequence ATGGCTTTATCATGGAATATTCGAATCGGGCGCAAATCATGGTTTAGGTTCGTCTTACCGATTATCGTTCTGAGTTTGTTGTGCTACGGTACGTGGGCTTACTGTCATAAGCTATGCTACGAACAGGTCGACAAACAACTTCATCACAAATCTGTTGCGGTTGGTCTTATATGCGCGGTATGCTTCCTAGACGTGGTCGTGGTTTTTATATGGTTTCAAATAGTTGTCTGGGTCGGTCCAGGTACCCAACCGCACGTAGCACCCTTTTTGATCCTTCCTATAGCTTCTAAAGAGAAGACCAGCGACATTTCTCAAAATACTTCGGTGGAATACGATGCCGTGGTCCCACCAAGGTGTTACCAGTCTGATCCTCACGGATACCCAATATGGTGCAGCCAATGTCAAAGTCTAAAAATGGAACGAACGCATCATTCTTCAGAGCTAGGACACTGCATTCCTCGGTTTGATCATTACTGCATGTGGATAGGTACCGTTATTGGTAGAGACAATTATAGACTTTTCGTCCAATTTGCTGCTTATTTTTCGGCTCTTTTACTCATCATATGGGTGCCTATCTGCGTTTACATAAGGACTATTACTCAACTCAACCATAGCCATACCCCCCGCTTAAATGCAAATTTAATCACAACTTTAGTATTTGCAATCCTTGGATGGTTATTAACCACAAGTTTGTTGGGATCAAGTATTTTTTACATGAGTCGAAACAAGACGTCTTTGGAGGCAATCATAGATggcaaaaggaaaaaatttggaacAAGAAAGATATTTTGCTATTACTCGGAAGCAAACAGGTTGCGGTTTGTGGTAGAGTTTGATAGGTCGGAATTTCACTCCTTCTGGGATAAGAAGACAATCTTCGCCAATATAAAAGACTTTATGGGTTCTAACATACTTATGTGGATAATTCCTTTAGGTAAGCCCTTTACATTTCCATGCGAATCTGATGACAAAGGTAGCCCATTCCAAAGTGATCAGAGAACTACGCTAGCGGAAATACTGGGTCCCTATGAAGAAACACTTAGTGATTACACCATCCAGGCCATTGAAGATAAGATATCAAGAGGAGAATACCTGGCGACATTGCGAGCCTCTGGTGATGATAGTGGTCCTGTTTACTAA
- the TFB3 gene encoding TFIIH/NER complex subunit TFB3 (Subunit of TFIIH and nucleotide excision repair factor 3 complexes~similar to YDR460W) codes for MLMDEYEENKDMCPICKTDRYLSPDVKFLVNPECYHRICESCVDRIFSLGPAQCPYKGCDKILRKNKFKTQIFDDVEVEKEVDIRKRVFNVFNKTIDDFNGDLVEYNKYLEEVEDIIYKLDHGIDVAKTEEKLRTYEELNKQLIMNNLERNRTEIESFEQRQKFEKEMKLKKRLLERQIEEEERMNKEWTKKEIVNRLSTTTQDINETIEGVKNTVKLKKSSARRKLEELNRVLKNNPYFNSNVNVQNSRLKDAVPFTPFNGDRETHPRFTLKGSVYNDPFIKDLEHRKEFIASGFNTNYAYERVLTEAFMGLGCVISEEL; via the coding sequence atgctGATGGATGAGTATGAGGAAAACAAGGACATGTGTCCGATCTGTAAGACAGATAGATACCTTTCGCCTGATGTGAAGTTTTTGGTGAATCCTGAATGCTACCATAGAATCTGCGAGTCATGCGTTGATCGAATATTCAGCCTGGGTCCTGCCCAGTGTCCGTATAAAGGGTGTGACAAGATTCttagaaagaataaatttAAAACACAGATATTCGATGATGTAGAAGTTGAGAAAGAGGTCGACATCAGGAAGAGAGTGTTTAATGTGTTTAACAAAACTATCGATGACTTTAACGGTGACCTTGTGGAATATAACAAATATTTGGAAGAGGTGGAAGACATTATATACAAGCTAGATCATGGAATCGACGTGGCGAAGACGGAGGAGAAACTACGCACTTACGAGGAATTAAACAAGCAATTGATTATGAACAACTTAGAGAGAAACAGAACGGAGATAGAAAGTTTCGAACAGAgacaaaaatttgaaaaggagatgaaattgaagaagcgGTTATTAGAAAGACAAATTGAAGAGGAGGAAAGAATGAACAAAGAATGGacaaagaaggaaattgtCAATCGGTTGAGTACGACAACCCAGGACATCAATGAAACAATCGAAGGGGTTAAAAATACGGttaaattgaaaaaatcgtCCGctagaagaaaattggaagaacTAAACAGAGTGCTGAAAAACAATCCATATTTCAACTCAAATGTGAACGTACAGAACTCGAGGCTCAAAGATGCTGTACCCTTCACACCGTTTAACGGTGATAGAGAAACTCACCCAAGGTTTACGTTAAAGGGTTCAGTATACAACGACCCATTCATCAAAGATCTCGAACATAGGAAAGAATTCATTGCGTCTGGGTTTAACACTAATTATGCGTACGAAAGGGTCTTGACAGAGGCATTTATGGGCCTAGGATGTGTTATATCCGAGGAACTTTGA
- the CMI8 gene encoding Cmi8p (similar to YDR461C) yields MDSSNSAKNKHACKDTATPLPVDPPSYEETMKHDKEEIEGDETASSAHRDSFMGPVYTHHPHPRSRKGYPGAQTLTYASR; encoded by the coding sequence AGCGCTAAGAACAAACATGCATGCAAGGACACAGCGACTCCGCTTCCCGTAGATCCGCCCTCTTACGAAGAAACGATGAAGCACGATAAGGAAGAGATCGAAGGGGACGAAACGGCTTCATCTGCTCACAGAGACAGTTTTATGGGACCTGTTTACACTCATCATCCACATCCAAGGTCCCGCAAGGGATATCCTGGTGCGCAGACGCTTACATATGCTTCCCGGTAG